In the genome of Raphanus sativus cultivar WK10039 chromosome 4, ASM80110v3, whole genome shotgun sequence, one region contains:
- the LOC108849092 gene encoding uncharacterized protein LOC108849092, which translates to MAPHDLRRPFKRRPISDQQRRRELSLLRQSQHRSDAQQRARNLASSVISLQSSSSSSPDVDPETLSEPMPDVDTTTGHESESSSFSIRQASSLRGPEARKWFASQLMLPEWMIDVPENLSRDWYVLARPAGKRCFVVSADGTTVSRLRNGSVLHLFPSALPGGARKKGASGPAQSYSILDCIFHESDQTYYVIDMVCWRGYSLYECTAEFRFFWLQSKLDETGACDPPSFYHKFRFSVVPFYNCDQSGLHSAYTGSSPYVKDGLFFYNKHAHYHTGNTPLVLIWKDERCSQYVIDTDNNGQVPNQQHIVLELQDDGKIVTSDDPPVIVNCLNADFIKQSGLSPGSLVRFAIGDGGLNCVDGKFEKADLQYISVSNRARAFADSYSKIMFQYMARHSPLKVEDLASMISQENQQDKPPEVDMSD; encoded by the exons ATGGCGCCGCATGATCTTCGCCGTCCTTTCAAGCGACGACCTATCTCCGATCAACAGAGACGCAGAGAGCTTTCACTCCTCCGTCAGTCTCAGCACCGCTCCGACGCCCAGCAGCGAGCTCGAAACCTCGCCTCATCCGTCATCTCCCTCCaatcatcctcctcctcctcccccgATGTCGACCCGGAAACACTATCCGAACCCATGCCCGACGTCGACACCACCACCGGACACGAATCGGAATCCAGTAGCTTTAGCATCCGTCAAGCTTCGAGTCTGAGAGGACCCGAGGCTCGCAAGTGGTTCGCGAGCCAGCTTATGTTACCTGAATGGATGATCGACGTTCCTGAGAATCTGAGCAGAGATTG gtatGTGTTAGCGAGACCAGCTGGGAAGCGATGTTTTGTAGTGTCAGCAGATGGAACAACTGTTAGTAGGTTACGTAATGGTTCCGTCTTGCACCTTTTTCCTTCTGCGTTACCTGGTGGTGCTAGGAAGAAAGGTGCTTCTGGTCCAGCACAATCGTATTCGATATTAGATTGTATATTTCACGAG TCGGATCAGACGTATTACGTGATTGATATGGTTTGTTGGAGGGGTTACTCGCTTTACGAATGCACAGCGGAGTTCAGGTTCTTTTGGTTGCAGTCAAAGCTTGACGAGACTGGTGCTTGTGATCCGCCTTCTTTTTACCACAAGTTCAGGTTCAGCGTTGTTCCTTTTTATAACTGCGACCAAAGCGGACTTCACTCGGCTTATACGGGATCATCGCCTTATGTCAAGGACGGATTGTTTTTCTATAACAA GCATGCACATTATCATACTGGGAATACTCCGCTGGTGTTGATATGGAAGGATGAGAGGTGTAGTCAGTATGTCATTGATACAGACAACAATGGACAAGTTCCAAACCAACAACAT ATCGTCTTGGAGTTGCAAGATGATGGGAAAATTGTAACATCAGATGATCCACCCGTCATAGTTAATTGCTTGAATGCAGATTTTATAAAACAG TCAGGACTGTCACCGGGAAGCCTTGTTCGATTTGCCATAGGCGATGGAGGGTTGAACTGTGTAGATGGTAAATTTGAGAAGGCAGATTTACAGTATATCAGTGTGTCAAATCGAGCTCGGGCATTTGCTGATAGCTATTCCAAG ATCATGTTTCAATATATGGCCCGACATTCTCCTCTGAAAGTTGAAGATCTCGCGTCGATGATTTCACAGGAGAACCAACAAGACAAGCCCCCTGAAGTAGACATGTCCGATTGA